A window of the Hevea brasiliensis isolate MT/VB/25A 57/8 chromosome 6, ASM3005281v1, whole genome shotgun sequence genome harbors these coding sequences:
- the LOC110644356 gene encoding alcohol-forming fatty acyl-CoA reductase isoform X1 yields the protein MEMESILGFLENKTILVTGATGYLAKIFVEKIIRVQPKVKKLYLLLRASDANSALERLNKEVIRKELFKVLREKYGESLSSFVSEKVTAVAGDISYEDLGVKDSYLRNEMWREIDVVVNFAATTNFDDRYDISLGINTLGALHALNFAKKCLKIKMLVHVSTAYVCGEDTGLILEKPFCMGKAKKGTSKIDIEEEKKLIQQKLNELLSENASDKAITEVMKDFGIERYQGVKLINLKARVYGWPNTYVFTKAMGEMLLMHLKEDLSLLIIRPTMVTSTYKEPFPGWIEGVRTIDSVIAGYAKGKVTCFVSNPQSNLDVIPADMVVNGIIVAMAARRKQSSETIYHLGSSLRNPVKLSNIHDFSFRYFSANPWINKDGMPVKIPKGTVFCSMASFHMYMAICFQLPLKALQVANTMVFQKYQGTYATLDRKIKLVMRLIELYKPYVFFEGIFDDMNSEKLRAAAKEKVPEEADGFNFDPTGIDWEDYMMGVHIPGLVKYVMK from the exons ATGGAGATGGAAAGCATACTTGGGTTTCTTGAGAACAAGACCATTTTGGTCACTGGTGCAACTGGGTATCTAGCAAAGA TTTTTGTGGAGAAGATAATAAGGGTTCAACCAAAGGTTAAGAAGCTTTATCTTCTTTTAAGAGCTTCTGATGCTAACTCTGCTTTGGAACGCCTAAATAAGGAG GTCATAAGGAAGGAACTGTTTAAAGTTCTAAGGGAGAAATATGGTGAAAGCCTATCTTCCTTTGTATCAGAAAAGGTTACTGCTGTTGCTGGTGACATCTCTTATGAAGATTTAGGAGTGAAAGACTCCTACTTGAGGAATGAGATGTGGAGAGAAATTGATGTGGTGGTTAATTTTGCTGCCACAACCAACTTTGATGATAG ATATGACATTTCCTTAGGCATAAATACATTGGGAGCTTTGCATGCCTTGAACTTTGCAAAGAAATGTCTTAAAATTAAGATGCTTGTCCATGTCTCTACTG CTTATGTATGTGGTGAAGACACAGGACTTATACTAGAAAAGCCATTTTGCATGGGTAAAGCCAAGAAAGGAACCAGTAAAATagacattgaagaagaaaagaaactgATACAACAGAAACTAAATGAACTCCTTTCAGAAAATGCTTCAGATAAAGCAATTACAGAAGTCATGAAGGATTTCGGCATTGAACGGTATCAAGGAGTCAAATTAATTAACCTTAA GGCAAGGGTGTATGGGTGGCCAAACACCTATGTATTTACAAAGGCAATGGGAGAGATGCTTCTAATGCATTTGAAAGAAGATTTGTCCCTTCTTATTATACGTCCCACCATGGTCACAAGTACCTATAAAGAACCATTTCCCGGTTGGATTGAAGGTGTAAG AACCATTGATAGCGTAATTGCGGGCTATGCCAAAGGGAAAGTTACATGCTTTGTTTCTAATCCACAATCAAACCTAGATGTG ATACCAGCTGATATGGTGGTGAATGGTATTATCGTAGCCATGGCTGCACGTAGGAAGCAATCTTCAGAAACCATTTATCATTTAGGATCTTCATTGAGAAACCCTGTGAAATTATCAAATATTCATGATTTTAGCTTTCGTTATTTCTCTGCAAATCCATGGATTAACAAGGATGGAATGCCAGTGAAGATTCCCAAAGGCACCGTCTTTTGCTCCATGGCCAGCTTCCATATGTACATGGCAATTTGTTTTCAGCTGCCATTGAAG GCATTGCAAGTTGCAAACACTATGGTGTTCCAGAAATATCAGGGCACGTATGCAACTCTTGATAGGAAAATAAAACTAGTGATGAGATTGATAGAACTTTATAAGCCTTATGTGTTCTTTGAGGGCAT CTTCGATGACATGAACTCAGAGAAGTTGAGAGCAGCTGCAAAAGAGAAAGTTCCTGAAGAAGCAGATGGCTTCAACTTTGATCCCACAGGGATTGACTGGGAAGATTACATGATGGGTGTTCACATTCCAGGTCTTGTTAAATACGTAATGAAATGA
- the LOC110644356 gene encoding alcohol-forming fatty acyl-CoA reductase isoform X2, producing the protein MEMESILGFLENKTILVTGATGYLAKIFVEKIIRVQPKVKKLYLLLRASDANSALERLNKEVIRKELFKVLREKYGESLSSFVSEKVTAVAGDISYEDLGVKDSYLRNEMWREIDVVVNFAATTNFDDRYDISLGINTLGALHALNFAKKCLKIKMLVHVSTAYVCGEDTGLILEKPFCMGKAKKGTSKIDIEEEKKLIQQKLNELLSENASDKAITEVMKDFGIERARVYGWPNTYVFTKAMGEMLLMHLKEDLSLLIIRPTMVTSTYKEPFPGWIEGVRTIDSVIAGYAKGKVTCFVSNPQSNLDVIPADMVVNGIIVAMAARRKQSSETIYHLGSSLRNPVKLSNIHDFSFRYFSANPWINKDGMPVKIPKGTVFCSMASFHMYMAICFQLPLKALQVANTMVFQKYQGTYATLDRKIKLVMRLIELYKPYVFFEGIFDDMNSEKLRAAAKEKVPEEADGFNFDPTGIDWEDYMMGVHIPGLVKYVMK; encoded by the exons ATGGAGATGGAAAGCATACTTGGGTTTCTTGAGAACAAGACCATTTTGGTCACTGGTGCAACTGGGTATCTAGCAAAGA TTTTTGTGGAGAAGATAATAAGGGTTCAACCAAAGGTTAAGAAGCTTTATCTTCTTTTAAGAGCTTCTGATGCTAACTCTGCTTTGGAACGCCTAAATAAGGAG GTCATAAGGAAGGAACTGTTTAAAGTTCTAAGGGAGAAATATGGTGAAAGCCTATCTTCCTTTGTATCAGAAAAGGTTACTGCTGTTGCTGGTGACATCTCTTATGAAGATTTAGGAGTGAAAGACTCCTACTTGAGGAATGAGATGTGGAGAGAAATTGATGTGGTGGTTAATTTTGCTGCCACAACCAACTTTGATGATAG ATATGACATTTCCTTAGGCATAAATACATTGGGAGCTTTGCATGCCTTGAACTTTGCAAAGAAATGTCTTAAAATTAAGATGCTTGTCCATGTCTCTACTG CTTATGTATGTGGTGAAGACACAGGACTTATACTAGAAAAGCCATTTTGCATGGGTAAAGCCAAGAAAGGAACCAGTAAAATagacattgaagaagaaaagaaactgATACAACAGAAACTAAATGAACTCCTTTCAGAAAATGCTTCAGATAAAGCAATTACAGAAGTCATGAAGGATTTCGGCATTGAACG GGCAAGGGTGTATGGGTGGCCAAACACCTATGTATTTACAAAGGCAATGGGAGAGATGCTTCTAATGCATTTGAAAGAAGATTTGTCCCTTCTTATTATACGTCCCACCATGGTCACAAGTACCTATAAAGAACCATTTCCCGGTTGGATTGAAGGTGTAAG AACCATTGATAGCGTAATTGCGGGCTATGCCAAAGGGAAAGTTACATGCTTTGTTTCTAATCCACAATCAAACCTAGATGTG ATACCAGCTGATATGGTGGTGAATGGTATTATCGTAGCCATGGCTGCACGTAGGAAGCAATCTTCAGAAACCATTTATCATTTAGGATCTTCATTGAGAAACCCTGTGAAATTATCAAATATTCATGATTTTAGCTTTCGTTATTTCTCTGCAAATCCATGGATTAACAAGGATGGAATGCCAGTGAAGATTCCCAAAGGCACCGTCTTTTGCTCCATGGCCAGCTTCCATATGTACATGGCAATTTGTTTTCAGCTGCCATTGAAG GCATTGCAAGTTGCAAACACTATGGTGTTCCAGAAATATCAGGGCACGTATGCAACTCTTGATAGGAAAATAAAACTAGTGATGAGATTGATAGAACTTTATAAGCCTTATGTGTTCTTTGAGGGCAT CTTCGATGACATGAACTCAGAGAAGTTGAGAGCAGCTGCAAAAGAGAAAGTTCCTGAAGAAGCAGATGGCTTCAACTTTGATCCCACAGGGATTGACTGGGAAGATTACATGATGGGTGTTCACATTCCAGGTCTTGTTAAATACGTAATGAAATGA